The Tolypothrix sp. PCC 7712 region CTTGTAAACGTTGGCGGTGGTGGGTATGAAGGTTAGCTGGTGGCGCTAAATTTACCCACACTTCACCATCACGAATTTCTACAGGGAAACAAGGAACATCATCTGCCCAAGAGTCAAAAGTGCCACCACTAGCAAGGTCAAAACGGGCATAATGCCAAGGACAGGTAACAATACCATCCTTACAGTTGCTGCCTTTGAGAGGAAAGCCCATGTGGGGACAACGGTTGTCAATTGCATATACTTGATCGTTGGCGTAAAACAAAGCAAGAGTCTGCTTTTGTTGATGCACTAGCAAACTACCTGCTGCTTGAACATCTTTAAGTTGAGCAACGAGGATATAATCATCTGTTGTGGTTGTATCTGCAAATATTTCTGTCATTGAATTGCACATTGGTAAATGTCAAAACCCTTACTTCTACTGTGTCGAAGTTTTTCTCCTTTGAGCATTTCTGCAATTCTAATTTTTGTTAACTATCGCCAAATGACTTGATCATCAAGGCATTGGGCTGCCGCTGCTTATAGAGTCTTCCCGGCAACATGGATAAAGTAAAAGGCGTTGCACCCATTAATTATCTCGAATTGGAATTTGAATGACAAATTCTGTACCTACACATGGTTGTGAATAGCATTCTAATTTACCACCGTGCAGTTCATTAACAATTTGGTAACTAATTGATAAACCTAAACCTGTACCTTTGCCTACTGCTTTGGTGGTAAAAAATGGATCAAATACTTTATTTCGCACTTTATCTTCCATTCCTATACCATTATCAGCAATTCTAATCTCTATATAGGAATTATCAATATTTTTAGTAGTAATATGTAGCTTTAGCTGCTTACTTACTTCCTGTTTTAATAAGGAATCTTCTAAAGCATCAATTGCATTTGTCATCAAGTTCATAAATACTTGATTCATGTGCCCAGCGTAGCACTTAATTAGTGGCAATTTTCCGTAGTTTTTAATAACTTCAATACCTAAATAATTATCGGCTGATGCTTTGAGACGACTGTTTAAAATCACTAAGGTGCTGTCAATCCCCTCATGAATATCTACTGCTTTAAATTCTGCTTCATCTAAACGAGAAAATGTCCGTAGTGACTTCACTATTTCACGAATGCGCTCTGCTCCCACATTCATAGAACGAAATAATTTCTCTACGTCTTGCTTAAGAAAATCAAATTCAATAACTTGAATTTCTTGTTGAATTTCCACCTCGGGTTCAGGGTAATATTTTTGATAAAGTGAAATTAAATTCAATAAATTTTGAAAATATTCATAGGCATAAGTTAAATTCCCGTAAATAAAACTCACTGGGTTATTAATTTCGTGAGCAATTCCAGCCACC contains the following coding sequences:
- a CDS encoding ATP-binding protein gives rise to the protein METTDNESRLKELEKTVRILKKKLERSEADRQQLENNTEVRESVLKNMIRELEESQTALKHRGDELENAFKNLEALQMKLVESEKMSALGVLVAGIAHEINNPVSFIYGNLTYAYEYFQNLLNLISLYQKYYPEPEVEIQQEIQVIEFDFLKQDVEKLFRSMNVGAERIREIVKSLRTFSRLDEAEFKAVDIHEGIDSTLVILNSRLKASADNYLGIEVIKNYGKLPLIKCYAGHMNQVFMNLMTNAIDALEDSLLKQEVSKQLKLHITTKNIDNSYIEIRIADNGIGMEDKVRNKVFDPFFTTKAVGKGTGLGLSISYQIVNELHGGKLECYSQPCVGTEFVIQIPIRDN